A genomic stretch from Pseudomonas alkylphenolica includes:
- the ssuE gene encoding NADPH-dependent FMN reductase yields the protein MLVVSLGGSPSLRSRSGVLLERSRQWLQGQGVEVVTFQVRDFPAEDLLHARFDSPRVQHFLQLVEQADGLVVATPVYKASFAGALKTLLDLLPERALSHKVVLPIATGGSIAHMLAVDYALKPVLSALKAQEILQGIFADDSQITYGEGNAAAQLAPVLEQRLNESLELFHSALARRPKPVAPGVLNERLLSARWSI from the coding sequence ATGCTGGTTGTTTCTCTCGGTGGTAGTCCCAGTCTGCGTTCACGCTCCGGTGTGCTGCTTGAGCGCAGCCGCCAGTGGTTGCAAGGCCAGGGCGTCGAAGTGGTGACTTTCCAGGTGCGCGACTTTCCGGCCGAAGACCTGCTGCATGCGCGTTTCGACAGCCCCCGTGTGCAGCATTTTCTGCAACTGGTAGAGCAGGCCGACGGCCTGGTAGTGGCGACGCCGGTCTACAAGGCGTCGTTTGCCGGGGCCTTGAAAACCCTGCTCGACCTGCTGCCTGAGCGCGCGCTGAGCCACAAGGTGGTATTGCCCATCGCCACCGGCGGCAGCATCGCCCACATGCTGGCGGTGGATTACGCACTCAAACCGGTGTTGTCCGCACTGAAGGCCCAGGAAATTTTGCAAGGGATCTTCGCGGATGACAGCCAGATCACTTATGGCGAAGGCAATGCCGCCGCGCAACTGGCGCCGGTTCTGGAACAACGTCTGAACGAGTCGCTTGAACTGTTTCACAGTGCCCTGGCACGCCGACCGAAACCGGTCGCCCCCGGTGTACTGAATGAGCGTCTGCTCAGTGCTCGCTGGAGCATCTGA
- a CDS encoding peroxiredoxin yields MSLRLGDIAPDFEQESSEGKIRFHEWLGNSWGVLFSHPADFTPVCTTELGFTAKLKEQFAERGVKAIALSVDPVDSHHRWIEDINETQNTIVNFPILADADRKVSDLYDLIHPNASDTLTVRSLFVIDPNKKIRLTITYPASTGRNFHEILRVIDSLQLTDNHKVATPANWQDGDEVVIVPSLKDEDEIKQRFPKGYRAVKPYLRLTPQPNR; encoded by the coding sequence ATGAGCCTCAGACTCGGCGACATCGCCCCCGACTTCGAACAGGAATCCAGCGAAGGCAAGATTCGCTTTCATGAATGGCTGGGCAACAGCTGGGGCGTGCTGTTCTCGCACCCGGCCGACTTCACCCCGGTGTGCACCACCGAACTGGGCTTTACCGCCAAGCTCAAGGAACAGTTCGCCGAACGCGGGGTCAAGGCCATTGCCCTGTCGGTGGACCCGGTGGACTCCCATCACCGCTGGATCGAAGACATCAACGAAACCCAGAACACCATCGTCAACTTCCCGATCCTGGCCGATGCCGATCGCAAGGTTTCCGACCTCTACGACCTGATTCATCCCAATGCCAGTGACACCCTGACGGTTCGCTCCCTGTTCGTTATCGACCCGAACAAGAAGATCCGCCTGACCATTACCTACCCGGCCAGTACCGGGCGTAATTTCCACGAGATTCTGCGGGTGATTGACTCGTTGCAGCTGACCGACAACCACAAGGTTGCCACGCCGGCCAACTGGCAGGACGGTGACGAGGTGGTGATCGTGCCGTCGCTCAAGGATGAAGACGAAATCAAGCAACGCTTTCCGAAGGGTTACCGGGCGGTCAAGCCGTACCTGCGCCTGACCCCGCAACCCAATCGCTGA